From Nicotiana tabacum cultivar K326 chromosome 15, ASM71507v2, whole genome shotgun sequence, the proteins below share one genomic window:
- the LOC107817990 gene encoding secreted RxLR effector protein 161-like produces the protein MEASKVIDTPIATVTRLDMDEPGSLVNQTMYRGIIGSLPYLTASRPYIVFSVGLCARLQSNPKESHMKAAKRILRYLKGTQDLVLYYPSSDNFDLVGYVDANYAGYLVDSKSTSGMAHFLGSCLNSWGTRKQNSVALSTAEAEYVAAASCCAQLLWIKQQLEDFRVFFDCVPLL, from the coding sequence atggaagcatcaaaagttATTGACACCCCCATTGCCACAGTTACGCgtctagacatggatgaacctggttccctTGTAAATCAAACCATGTACAGAGGCATCATAGGATCACTCCCGTATCTCACTGCAAGCAGACCATACATTGTGTTCAGCGTGGGTCTCTGTGCAAGGTTACAatcaaatccaaaggagtctcataTGAAGGCTGCTAAAAGAATATTGAGATATCTTAAAGGAACGCaagacctggttctctactatccctcaAGTGACAACTTTGATCTAGTTGGGTATGTTGATGCTAATTATGCAGGATATCTGGTGGACAGTAAAAGCACGTCTGGAATGGCACATTTTCTAGGTTCTTGTCTCAACTCATGgggtacaaggaagcaaaactcggTGGCACTCTCAACTGCAGAAGCGGAATATGTAGcagctgcctcttgttgtgctcaattgctatggatcaaacaacagctAGAAGACTTTAGAGTATTCTTTGATTGTGTGCCCCTCTTGTAA